In a genomic window of Roseicitreum antarcticum:
- a CDS encoding carbohydrate ABC transporter permease gives MRRFFSRNLPGYMFLLPWLLGFFLLALGPILASLYLGFTRYDMVSAPRWVGLDNYQYMFERDRRFWKALEVTFTYVALAVPLRLAMALAVAMLLDKGLRSIGLYRAIFYLPSILGASIAIAILWRAMFGIDGVVNQALALFGIQGIGWITTPSTSIYTMVVLAMWQFGSPMLIFLAGLRSIPRDLYEASEIDGTSPVRQFFRITLPLLAPVVFFNLVLQMIEAFKTFSSAFIISNGTGAPADSLLFYTVYLFNEAFRFFRMGYASALAWVLLVIIAVITVIAFATSKYWVHYENERD, from the coding sequence ATGCGTCGATTCTTCTCCCGAAATCTGCCCGGATACATGTTCTTGCTGCCGTGGCTGCTGGGGTTTTTCCTGCTGGCGCTGGGGCCGATTCTGGCGTCGCTTTATCTGGGCTTCACCCGCTATGACATGGTTTCCGCCCCGCGCTGGGTCGGGCTGGACAATTATCAGTATATGTTTGAACGCGACCGCCGGTTCTGGAAGGCGCTGGAGGTGACATTCACCTATGTTGCCCTTGCGGTGCCCCTGCGGCTGGCCATGGCGCTGGCCGTGGCGATGCTGCTGGACAAGGGGTTGCGCAGCATCGGGCTTTATCGCGCGATCTTCTACCTGCCCTCGATCCTCGGCGCGTCCATCGCCATTGCCATTCTGTGGCGTGCGATGTTCGGCATTGACGGCGTCGTCAACCAGGCACTGGCACTCTTCGGCATTCAAGGCATCGGCTGGATCACCACGCCCAGCACGTCGATCTATACCATGGTTGTGCTGGCGATGTGGCAGTTCGGCTCGCCCATGCTGATCTTTCTGGCCGGGCTGCGCAGCATTCCGCGCGACCTCTATGAAGCGTCCGAGATCGACGGCACATCCCCCGTGCGCCAGTTTTTCCGCATCACCCTGCCGCTGCTGGCGCCCGTCGTGTTCTTCAACCTCGTCTTGCAGATGATCGAGGCGTTCAAGACGTTCTCGTCCGCCTTCATCATCTCGAACGGGACGGGCGCGCCGGCGGACAGCCTGCTGTTCTATACTGTTTATCTGTTCAACGAAGCGTTCCGCTTCTTCCGCATGGGCTATGCCTCGGCATTGGCCTGGGTGCTTCTGGTCATCATCGCCGTGATTACCGTCATCGCCTTTGCAACGTCAAAATACTGGGTGCACTATGAAAACGAACGCGACTGA
- a CDS encoding IclR family transcriptional regulator produces the protein MAEGAQPDGTVGKALEVLDLVAGFARPVRFSEVLAISPYPKATLYRLLQTLVSQGMLTHDPGAQAYALGLRLVRLAHVAWQHSSLAPIARPHMDALSAQVGETVHLAQLDNAQVLYVDKRNARDPVAMYAQAGKVGPAYCTGVGKVMLAFAAPDRLPGLIARQSFHRFTDTTLTNPRALEAELRQIRAQGFAFDNEEHEAGIICVALPILGQAGGLLGAMSITSTTRRMSLGGLAALLPVLQPVAATIGQEAESWRFPQSAGRARRTAPAAKEG, from the coding sequence GTGGCAGAGGGCGCGCAACCAGATGGCACCGTCGGCAAGGCGTTGGAAGTGCTGGACCTTGTGGCGGGTTTCGCCCGCCCCGTGCGGTTTTCGGAAGTGCTGGCGATCAGTCCCTACCCGAAAGCGACGCTGTATCGTCTGCTGCAAACGCTGGTCAGTCAGGGGATGCTGACGCATGACCCGGGCGCGCAGGCCTATGCGCTGGGGCTGCGGCTGGTGCGGCTGGCGCATGTGGCATGGCAGCATTCCTCGCTGGCGCCGATCGCGCGGCCACATATGGACGCGCTGTCGGCACAGGTGGGCGAAACCGTGCATCTGGCGCAGCTTGACAATGCGCAGGTGCTTTATGTCGACAAGCGCAACGCCCGCGACCCGGTGGCGATGTATGCGCAGGCGGGCAAGGTCGGGCCGGCCTATTGCACCGGCGTTGGCAAGGTGATGCTGGCATTTGCCGCACCTGACCGGCTGCCCGGGCTGATCGCGCGCCAGTCGTTTCACCGGTTCACCGACACCACCCTTACCAACCCCCGCGCGCTGGAGGCCGAGCTGCGCCAGATCCGTGCCCAGGGCTTCGCGTTCGACAACGAAGAGCATGAGGCAGGTATCATCTGCGTTGCGCTGCCGATCCTGGGTCAGGCGGGCGGGTTGCTGGGGGCGATGTCGATCACCTCGACCACGCGGCGCATGTCGCTGGGCGGGTTGGCCGCGCTGCTGCCGGTGCTTCAACCCGTGGCAGCCACCATCGGGCAAGAGGCGGAAAGCTGGCGCTTTCCCCAGTCTGCAGGTCGCGCGCGCCGCACCGCGCCCGCAGCGAAAGAGGGTTGA
- a CDS encoding ABC transporter ATP-binding protein, giving the protein MADLTIRNVGKRYGAVRVIDGLNLDIHDGEFLVLVGPSGCGKSTLLRMIAGLEEISDGTIFIDDKIVNDLPASKRDLSMVFQSYALYPHMSVRKNLAFGLQNLKMSRKEVTRRVDEAARALQIEPLMDRKPRQLSGGQKQRVAIGRAIVREPKLFLFDEPLSNLDAELRVQMRVELAALYTRLKSTMIYVTHDQVEAMTLATRIVVLRGGKIEQVGTPEELYNRPANLFVAGFIGSPKINMLPATIQTGPDGQRQLKCVDFAPFTPGVLPDAGAEATICVRPEAVRLGAGQVQTTGTVRLVEYLGSETLVYLDLPSGQSLLFHGSGRDSHKQGDSVIVGLDLADMHVFDADGQRVAPAAAQAA; this is encoded by the coding sequence ATGGCAGACCTTACCATTCGCAATGTCGGCAAGCGCTATGGCGCAGTGCGCGTGATCGACGGGCTGAACCTCGACATCCACGACGGCGAGTTTCTGGTGCTTGTCGGCCCGTCGGGCTGCGGCAAATCCACCCTGTTGCGCATGATCGCGGGGCTGGAAGAGATCTCGGACGGCACGATCTTCATCGACGACAAGATTGTCAACGATCTGCCCGCATCAAAGCGCGACCTGTCGATGGTGTTCCAATCGTACGCGCTTTATCCGCACATGAGCGTGCGCAAGAACCTGGCCTTCGGCTTGCAGAACCTGAAGATGAGCCGCAAGGAAGTGACCCGCCGGGTAGATGAGGCCGCGCGCGCGCTTCAGATCGAACCCCTGATGGACCGTAAGCCGCGCCAGCTTTCGGGCGGGCAGAAACAACGCGTTGCCATCGGCCGCGCCATCGTGCGCGAACCCAAACTGTTCCTGTTTGATGAACCTTTGTCGAACCTCGATGCCGAATTGCGGGTGCAGATGCGGGTGGAACTTGCCGCCCTCTATACCCGGCTGAAATCCACAATGATCTATGTCACCCACGATCAGGTCGAAGCGATGACCCTGGCGACCCGCATCGTCGTGCTGCGCGGCGGCAAGATCGAACAGGTCGGCACCCCGGAAGAGCTTTATAACCGCCCCGCCAACCTGTTCGTCGCGGGCTTCATCGGCTCGCCAAAGATCAACATGCTGCCCGCAACAATTCAGACCGGCCCCGACGGTCAGCGGCAACTGAAATGCGTTGATTTCGCCCCCTTCACCCCCGGCGTGCTGCCCGATGCGGGGGCCGAGGCCACGATCTGCGTTCGCCCCGAAGCTGTGCGCCTTGGCGCGGGTCAGGTGCAGACGACCGGCACGGTCCGGCTTGTGGAATACCTCGGCAGTGAAACGCTGGTCTATCTGGACCTGCCGTCCGGCCAATCGCTCTTGTTTCACGGCAGCGGGCGCGACAGTCACAAACAGGGCGACAGCGTGATTGTCGGGCTGGATCTGGCCGATATGCATGTGTTTGACGCCGACGGCCAGCGCGTCGCACCCGCCGCGGCGCAGGCAGCCTGA
- a CDS encoding Gfo/Idh/MocA family protein, translating into MRFVIVGCGSRHEMFVKALTVDYAGRHQLVGLCDLNPVRLHLSQALAAQAGVTVPGYDMVAFGQMLTDQRPDAVIVTTPDHLHARYIIDSLEAGCDVICEKPLTVDLPSLQAISAAQARTGRRVTVTFNYRYAPARSQLHELLDAGVIGTVTAVTFRWRLDRVHGADYFRRWHRQKANSGGLQVHKCTHHFDLLNWWLDTTPNDVAASGQRAFYTPQTAERLGLSGHSTRCATCPVAQKCDFRLDLDTTPRLKAMYRAAEGADGYFRDLCIWDPAIGIEDTIQAHIRYASGVSANYSLTAYAPQEGFDVTFIGTEGELSHSHDEVHGIFGGTRPKGLREAMRTTLHRSGHAPEAIAIPEGGGDHGGADPVMLGYLLAPETMPAHAHLAAPDHMAGCWSVGTGLAVGAAIASGQVVSVRDMVASV; encoded by the coding sequence ATGCGGTTCGTGATTGTCGGCTGCGGCTCGCGGCATGAGATGTTCGTCAAGGCGCTGACCGTCGACTATGCCGGCCGGCACCAACTGGTCGGTCTGTGCGACCTCAACCCGGTGCGGCTGCACCTGTCGCAGGCGTTGGCAGCGCAGGCGGGTGTGACGGTGCCGGGCTACGACATGGTGGCCTTTGGCCAGATGCTGACCGATCAGCGCCCCGATGCGGTCATCGTCACAACGCCGGATCACCTGCACGCGCGCTACATCATCGACAGCCTGGAGGCAGGGTGCGATGTCATCTGCGAAAAGCCGCTGACAGTCGATCTGCCCTCGCTCCAGGCGATCAGCGCGGCGCAGGCGCGCACCGGGCGCCGGGTCACGGTGACGTTCAACTATCGCTACGCCCCCGCACGCAGCCAATTGCACGAATTGCTTGATGCAGGCGTGATCGGCACGGTGACCGCTGTCACCTTCCGCTGGCGGCTGGACAGGGTGCATGGCGCGGATTACTTCCGCCGCTGGCATCGACAGAAGGCCAATTCCGGCGGGCTTCAGGTGCATAAATGCACGCATCATTTCGACCTGTTGAACTGGTGGCTGGACACCACGCCCAACGATGTCGCGGCCAGCGGGCAGCGCGCCTTCTACACGCCACAAACCGCCGAACGGCTGGGCCTGTCAGGCCACAGTACCCGCTGCGCCACCTGCCCTGTCGCGCAAAAATGCGACTTCCGTCTGGATCTGGACACCACGCCGCGCCTGAAGGCGATGTACCGCGCTGCCGAAGGGGCGGACGGGTATTTCCGCGATCTCTGCATCTGGGACCCTGCGATCGGGATCGAAGATACGATTCAGGCGCATATCCGCTACGCCTCGGGCGTCAGCGCCAATTACAGCCTGACCGCCTATGCCCCGCAGGAAGGCTTCGATGTAACCTTCATCGGCACCGAGGGCGAATTGTCCCATAGCCATGACGAAGTGCACGGCATTTTTGGCGGCACAAGGCCAAAGGGCCTGCGCGAAGCGATGCGCACCACCCTGCACCGCAGCGGCCACGCCCCCGAGGCGATTGCGATACCTGAAGGCGGCGGCGATCATGGCGGTGCCGATCCGGTAATGTTGGGCTATCTGCTGGCGCCCGAAACCATGCCAGCCCACGCCCATCTGGCCGCCCCCGACCATATGGCGGGTTGCTGGTCGGTCGGCACCGGCCTGGCCGTCGGTGCGGCAATCGCATCGGGTCAGGTGGTTTCGGTGCGCGACATGGTGGCATCGGTCTGA
- a CDS encoding ABC transporter ATP-binding protein, producing MSGVSLRKVVKRYGALQVIHDIDIDVAAGEVCVFVGPQGCCKSTLMRMIAGLEKTSGGVICIGAQDVTALDAAQRGVVMAYPTDELVPHLTVAENIALGLKAVDVRAGDAAGCVADTARFLKLDDCLHMKVRKLPEDQRQRTALGRAIVRRAPVLLLDEPLSVQDARLRAALREALVQRLRDTGTTLIYGTHDPAEAMRLADRIVVLRAGRVEQAGAPQDLCHDPDTLFVAEFLASPALNVLTARADDGMLTLPGLGTAPLPRHLFAHNGTTVAVGLRPQHLALVPGDSHRVTGRDVVGDGTHLTLTGGGERALTVVTAQSATALPQVGARTGIRFRYQDMLLFDPVSSRRLR from the coding sequence ATGTCCGGTGTTTCCCTGCGCAAGGTCGTCAAACGCTACGGCGCGCTTCAGGTCATCCATGACATCGACATTGATGTGGCTGCGGGCGAGGTTTGTGTCTTCGTCGGCCCGCAGGGCTGCTGCAAATCCACGCTGATGCGGATGATCGCGGGGTTGGAGAAAACCTCGGGCGGGGTGATCTGCATTGGCGCGCAGGATGTGACCGCACTGGACGCCGCGCAGCGCGGCGTGGTGATGGCCTATCCGACGGACGAGCTGGTGCCGCATTTGACGGTTGCGGAAAACATCGCGCTGGGGCTGAAGGCGGTCGATGTACGCGCGGGCGATGCGGCAGGATGTGTTGCCGATACCGCCCGCTTTCTGAAGCTGGACGATTGCCTGCACATGAAGGTGCGCAAACTGCCTGAAGATCAGCGGCAGCGCACTGCCCTTGGCCGCGCTATCGTGCGCCGCGCGCCTGTGTTGCTGCTGGATGAGCCGCTGAGCGTACAGGATGCCCGCCTGCGCGCAGCGCTGCGTGAGGCGTTGGTGCAGCGGCTGCGCGACACAGGCACGACGTTGATCTACGGCACCCATGACCCGGCCGAGGCGATGCGGCTGGCCGACAGGATTGTGGTGCTGCGCGCGGGACGGGTAGAGCAGGCGGGCGCACCGCAGGATCTGTGCCACGACCCTGACACGCTGTTTGTTGCGGAATTTCTTGCCAGCCCGGCGCTGAATGTCCTTACGGCGCGGGCCGATGACGGGATGCTGACCTTGCCGGGGCTGGGCACGGCGCCGCTGCCGCGCCACCTGTTTGCCCATAACGGCACGACGGTTGCGGTTGGCCTGCGCCCGCAGCATCTGGCGTTGGTGCCGGGCGACAGCCACCGGGTCACGGGCCGCGACGTGGTGGGTGATGGCACGCATCTGACGCTGACGGGTGGGGGGGAGCGCGCGTTGACGGTGGTGACTGCGCAATCGGCGACAGCTTTGCCTCAGGTCGGGGCGCGAACCGGCATCCGTTTTCGTTACCAAGACATGCTGCTGTTCGATCCGGTTTCCAGCCGTCGCCTGCGTTAA
- a CDS encoding 2-dehydro-3-deoxy-6-phosphogalactonate aldolase, whose product MTRPLIAILRGLTPDLAAVMAKALVDAGITRIEVPLNSPDPLESIRAMVAAMAGHDDVLIGAGTVLRVDDVAAVAAAGGRLIVSPDTDADVIRATKAAGLASYPGALTPTECFCALKSGADGIKVFPAFQMGQEGLRALRAVLPADVPVYMVGGVGAGDFKGWRAAGASGFGLGTGLYKPGFSVADVTARAREYVDAWDRSAT is encoded by the coding sequence ATGACCCGCCCGCTGATCGCCATTCTACGCGGCTTGACGCCGGACCTGGCCGCCGTCATGGCAAAGGCGCTGGTGGACGCGGGCATCACCCGGATCGAGGTGCCGCTGAACTCGCCTGACCCGCTGGAAAGCATCCGGGCCATGGTGGCGGCAATGGCGGGCCACGATGACGTGCTGATCGGCGCGGGCACCGTGCTGCGCGTCGATGACGTGGCGGCCGTGGCGGCGGCAGGGGGGCGGCTGATCGTGTCACCCGACACCGATGCGGATGTGATCCGCGCCACGAAGGCGGCAGGCCTGGCCAGCTATCCCGGCGCGTTGACGCCGACCGAATGCTTCTGCGCGCTGAAATCCGGCGCAGACGGGATCAAGGTTTTCCCCGCCTTCCAGATGGGGCAGGAGGGCCTGCGTGCCCTGCGCGCGGTCCTGCCCGCAGATGTGCCGGTCTACATGGTCGGCGGCGTCGGCGCGGGCGATTTCAAGGGGTGGCGCGCCGCGGGGGCCAGCGGCTTCGGACTGGGCACCGGGCTTTACAAACCGGGCTTCAGCGTTGCTGACGTTACAGCGCGCGCGCGCGAATATGTGGACGCATGGGACAGGAGCGCGACATGA
- a CDS encoding SMP-30/gluconolactonase/LRE family protein, which produces MIFDPAHCTLGEGPMWHPVRQQLFWFDILGQKLFCRGDGGAQSWDMGEYASAAGWVDRDTLLVATQTALLRFDLITGTGTKLLALEGDNPVTRSNDGRADAQGGFWIGTMGINAEPGAGAIYRFYRGALTRVWDSITIPNAICFAPGGRLMYFADTPTRTIWAQKLDAEGWPDGPRRVFVDLNDPSAEGPDTDADAFAGFNPDGAVVDAAGNLWNAQWGAGRVAAYSPAGKRVRSVDFPASQTSCPAFGGADGQQMFCTTARDGLAAPTQNDGATFALPGIAQGQTEHQVIL; this is translated from the coding sequence ATGATTTTTGATCCTGCACATTGCACCCTTGGCGAAGGCCCGATGTGGCACCCGGTGCGCCAACAGCTGTTCTGGTTCGATATTCTGGGGCAAAAGCTCTTTTGCCGGGGCGACGGTGGCGCGCAAAGCTGGGACATGGGCGAATACGCCTCGGCCGCCGGATGGGTGGACCGCGACACGCTGCTGGTCGCCACGCAAACCGCGCTGCTGCGGTTTGACCTGATCACCGGCACGGGCACCAAGCTGCTGGCGCTGGAAGGCGACAACCCTGTCACCCGGTCGAACGATGGCCGCGCTGACGCGCAGGGCGGGTTCTGGATCGGCACTATGGGCATCAATGCCGAACCCGGCGCGGGCGCGATCTACCGCTTCTATCGCGGCGCGCTGACCCGGGTGTGGGACAGCATCACCATTCCCAACGCCATCTGTTTTGCGCCGGGCGGGCGGCTCATGTATTTCGCCGACACGCCCACGCGCACCATCTGGGCGCAGAAGCTGGATGCCGAAGGCTGGCCCGATGGACCCCGCCGGGTGTTCGTGGACCTCAACGACCCGAGCGCCGAGGGGCCGGATACCGATGCTGACGCATTTGCCGGGTTCAACCCCGATGGGGCGGTCGTGGACGCCGCAGGCAACCTGTGGAACGCGCAATGGGGTGCGGGCCGGGTTGCGGCTTATAGCCCTGCGGGCAAACGGGTGCGCAGCGTGGATTTCCCCGCCAGTCAGACCTCATGTCCCGCCTTCGGTGGCGCGGATGGCCAGCAGATGTTCTGCACGACAGCGCGCGACGGGCTGGCGGCCCCCACCCAAAACGACGGTGCCACCTTCGCCCTGCCCGGCATCGCGCAGGGCCAGACCGAGCATCAGGTGATCTTGTAG
- a CDS encoding 2-dehydro-3-deoxygalactonokinase yields MAEAPHQQATDAGLGCDWIAVDWGTTHLRAWAMDAGAQALDQASSADGMAGLAQDGFEPALIALIAPWLSSDRCVPVIACGMVGSRQGWVEAAYRATPCTALADETTRPQVADPRIAVHIAPGISQNSPADVMRGEETQIAGFLALNPRFDGVICLPGTHSKWVQVSAGEIVSFQTFMTGEMFATLSRHTVLRHSVTEGWDDAAFDAALSDALSRPERLAARLFTLRADGLLHGQPGGVARAKLSGALIGAELAAAKPYWLGMNIALIGAPDLCATYARALNTQGATPVTLDSAPMTRAGLAAIRKQIEDMP; encoded by the coding sequence ATGGCAGAGGCACCGCATCAACAGGCGACCGACGCGGGCCTTGGCTGCGACTGGATCGCGGTCGATTGGGGCACCACGCATCTGCGCGCCTGGGCGATGGATGCAGGCGCGCAGGCGCTGGATCAGGCGTCCTCGGCCGATGGTATGGCAGGGCTCGCGCAGGACGGGTTTGAACCGGCATTGATCGCGCTGATCGCGCCGTGGCTGTCATCCGACCGCTGCGTGCCGGTGATCGCCTGCGGCATGGTCGGCAGCCGTCAGGGCTGGGTAGAGGCCGCGTATCGCGCCACGCCCTGCACCGCTCTGGCCGATGAAACCACCCGCCCGCAGGTCGCCGACCCGCGCATCGCCGTGCATATCGCGCCCGGCATCAGCCAGAACAGCCCCGCCGATGTGATGCGCGGCGAAGAAACACAGATTGCCGGTTTCCTCGCGCTCAACCCCCGGTTTGACGGCGTTATCTGCCTGCCCGGCACGCACAGCAAATGGGTTCAGGTCAGCGCGGGCGAAATCGTCAGCTTCCAGACCTTCATGACGGGCGAGATGTTCGCCACCCTGTCGCGCCACACCGTCCTGCGCCATTCCGTAACCGAAGGCTGGGACGATGCCGCGTTCGACGCTGCGCTGTCGGATGCCCTGTCGCGCCCCGAACGGCTGGCGGCGCGGCTGTTCACCCTGCGCGCCGACGGCCTCTTGCACGGCCAGCCGGGCGGCGTGGCGCGGGCGAAGCTGTCGGGCGCGTTGATCGGGGCGGAACTGGCGGCGGCGAAACCCTATTGGCTGGGCATGAATATCGCGCTGATCGGCGCGCCTGACCTCTGCGCCACCTATGCCCGCGCGCTCAACACGCAGGGCGCCACCCCCGTCACGCTGGACAGCGCGCCGATGACCCGTGCCGGGCTGGCCGCCATCCGCAAACAGATAGAGGACATGCCATGA
- a CDS encoding ABC transporter substrate-binding protein: protein MKLTRRKLLGTAGAAAAFSALPMRFAMAQDRSIRHFWWGNPTRDERTFQVIDLFKAAHPQIDVSGEAIGWGDYWTKMATQTAGGNMADVVQMDHGFINEYVSRGALLPLDEYVGNGLQLDHYDDGANAVGTINGGLYGVSIGSTSQAIPYNTRVFEEAGVEFDPLNWTTEDFAAACARITEHTGGAVTGSEDLSLYIENFEVWVRQAGREMYSEDGKIALTVEDVRSYWDFWGELREAGVIEGPDATVRLDKGMSELGIVRGTSAMTFRYANQVGAVQSLMADPVGAAMVPHRAGMEYGHFVLPSMFLSMTRDAGDKEAVIAYINHWITSPEAIVTLGLDRGIPPSEMGREALAPHMSEVDSRVVAYFSGIQDKIGPTPTRKPKGAGEVRDNFMRTGTEVVLGNMPASEAAERFVEDAGYILERAQ, encoded by the coding sequence ATGAAACTGACTCGCAGAAAACTGCTTGGCACCGCAGGGGCCGCCGCCGCATTCTCGGCCCTGCCGATGCGCTTTGCGATGGCGCAGGACCGCAGCATCCGCCATTTCTGGTGGGGCAACCCCACCCGCGACGAACGCACCTTTCAGGTGATCGACCTTTTCAAGGCCGCGCACCCCCAGATCGACGTATCGGGCGAGGCGATCGGCTGGGGCGATTACTGGACGAAAATGGCCACCCAGACCGCGGGCGGCAACATGGCCGATGTGGTGCAGATGGACCATGGCTTCATCAACGAATACGTCAGCCGTGGCGCGCTGCTGCCGCTGGACGAATATGTCGGCAACGGCCTGCAGCTGGACCATTACGATGACGGCGCCAACGCGGTCGGCACCATCAATGGTGGCCTCTACGGGGTCAGCATCGGCTCGACCAGCCAGGCGATCCCCTACAACACGCGCGTGTTCGAGGAAGCCGGGGTGGAATTCGACCCGCTGAACTGGACCACCGAAGATTTCGCCGCCGCATGCGCGCGCATCACCGAACACACCGGCGGCGCGGTCACCGGGTCGGAAGACCTGTCGCTCTATATCGAGAACTTCGAAGTCTGGGTGCGCCAGGCCGGGCGCGAGATGTATTCCGAGGACGGCAAGATCGCCCTGACCGTGGAAGATGTCCGCTCCTACTGGGACTTCTGGGGCGAATTGCGCGAAGCCGGCGTGATCGAGGGCCCGGATGCCACTGTGCGCCTCGACAAGGGCATGAGCGAACTGGGCATCGTGCGCGGTACCTCGGCCATGACCTTCCGCTACGCCAACCAGGTCGGCGCAGTGCAAAGCCTGATGGCTGATCCCGTGGGCGCGGCCATGGTGCCGCACCGTGCGGGCATGGAATATGGTCATTTCGTGTTGCCCTCCATGTTCCTGTCGATGACCCGCGATGCGGGCGACAAGGAAGCCGTGATCGCCTATATCAACCACTGGATCACCAGCCCCGAGGCCATCGTGACCCTGGGCCTCGACCGCGGTATCCCGCCCAGCGAAATGGGCCGCGAAGCCCTCGCCCCGCACATGTCCGAGGTGGACAGCCGCGTGGTCGCCTACTTCAGCGGCATTCAGGACAAGATCGGCCCGACGCCGACCCGCAAGCCGAAAGGCGCGGGCGAGGTGCGCGACAACTTCATGCGCACCGGCACCGAGGTCGTCTTGGGCAACATGCCCGCCTCCGAGGCCGCCGAACGCTTTGTCGAGGATGCTGGCTATATCCTGGAACGCGCGCAGTAA
- a CDS encoding carbohydrate ABC transporter permease: MKARRKKRARNARLLKHVFLIALSFIMLYPLLWLFASSLKPESEIFASLALWPSDIQWSNYTEGWYGLPVSFTRFYWNSTIVTVLSVIGNLISCSFAAYAFARLQFNGKTLLFSLMMMTMMIPYHVVLIPQYVLFLNLGWVDTYLPLVVPRFLAADGFFIFLMMQFFRQIPRELDEAASIDGCSPFKIYWAVILPLSLPAMATAAIFSMIWVWEDFLAPLIYLNDIDSYTVPLALRLFLDQEGQSNYGQMFAMSVLSLVPVLIFFIAFQKLIIRGIATSGMK, from the coding sequence ATGAAGGCCCGCCGCAAGAAGCGCGCGCGGAACGCGCGCCTTCTGAAGCATGTCTTCCTGATCGCGCTGTCGTTCATCATGCTGTACCCGCTTCTGTGGCTCTTCGCGTCATCGCTGAAACCGGAATCCGAGATTTTCGCCAGCCTCGCGCTCTGGCCCTCGGACATCCAATGGTCGAACTACACCGAAGGCTGGTACGGGCTGCCGGTGTCGTTCACGCGGTTTTACTGGAACTCCACCATCGTCACGGTGCTGTCGGTCATCGGCAACCTGATCTCGTGTTCGTTCGCGGCCTATGCGTTCGCACGGCTGCAATTCAACGGCAAGACGTTGCTGTTCAGCCTGATGATGATGACCATGATGATCCCCTATCATGTGGTCCTGATCCCGCAATATGTGCTGTTCCTCAACCTCGGCTGGGTCGATACCTACCTGCCGCTGGTGGTGCCGCGCTTCCTTGCCGCCGATGGGTTCTTCATCTTCCTGATGATGCAGTTCTTCCGCCAGATCCCGCGCGAACTGGATGAGGCCGCGTCGATTGACGGGTGCTCGCCGTTCAAGATCTATTGGGCCGTCATCTTGCCCTTGTCGTTGCCCGCGATGGCCACCGCAGCGATCTTCTCGATGATCTGGGTGTGGGAGGACTTCCTGGCGCCGCTGATCTACCTCAACGATATCGACAGCTACACCGTGCCGCTGGCCCTGCGCCTGTTCCTCGATCAGGAAGGTCAGTCGAACTACGGACAGATGTTCGCCATGTCTGTGCTGTCGCTGGTGCCGGTGCTGATCTTCTTCATCGCCTTCCAGAAACTGATCATCCGCGGCATCGCAACCTCGGGCATGAAATAG
- a CDS encoding winged helix-turn-helix domain-containing protein, producing MESRLTDPTLKLRIVFGPTGMMGPGKAALLEGIARTGSIAAAGRAMGMSYKRAWMLTETMNAMFHAPVVSSTRGGPGGGGAVLTDTGQEVLAQYRALERATKVAGAEQIAALQALLAVQ from the coding sequence ATGGAATCCCGATTGACCGACCCGACATTGAAGTTGCGCATCGTCTTTGGTCCCACCGGCATGATGGGTCCGGGCAAGGCCGCGCTGCTGGAAGGGATCGCGCGCACCGGGTCCATCGCGGCGGCGGGGCGCGCCATGGGCATGAGCTACAAGCGTGCCTGGATGCTGACCGAGACGATGAACGCCATGTTCCATGCGCCGGTGGTGAGCAGCACGCGCGGCGGCCCGGGTGGCGGCGGCGCGGTGCTGACCGACACCGGGCAAGAAGTGCTGGCGCAATATCGCGCGCTGGAGCGGGCGACGAAGGTGGCGGGCGCGGAGCAGATTGCCGCTTTGCAGGCGCTGTTGGCGGTGCAGTAG